Proteins encoded by one window of Anopheles maculipalpis chromosome 2RL, idAnoMacuDA_375_x, whole genome shotgun sequence:
- the LOC126568358 gene encoding ATP-dependent (S)-NAD(P)H-hydrate dehydratase: MSNGTTVAAVLKHLIKNKNIVSRVAKICTHIGMSSENKSPLLERARNIVPHLDTDRHKGQAGRIGIVGGSLEYTGAPYFAAISALKVGADLVHVFCPDAAAQVIKSYSPELIVHPLLDSNNAIIQIEPWLERLHVLVIGPGLGRNRQIMQTVAELIEICRQLQKPLIIDADGLFLITQDISLVKDYYGVILTPNAIEFCRLFGKDRDQIMLSLGRLGAGVTVIEKGLNDRIYDSLTLEKYECPQGGSGRRCGGQGDLLAGSLATFYYWALESKQEISPAMVACFAASTLTKTCNKYAFKLKGRSMTCSDMIDQIHPVFDDLFEHKTD, translated from the coding sequence ATGTCAAACGGCACCACTGTAGCCGCTGTGCTAAAACATttgataaaaaacaaaaacatcgttTCCCGGGTTGCGAAAATTTGCACCCATATCGGCATGTCCTCGGAAAACAAGTCCCCGTTGTTGGAACGGGCCCGCAACATAGTGCCTCACCTCGACACGGACCGCCACAAGGGACAGGCTGGCCGGATCGGTATAGTCGGCGGTTCGCTCGAGTACACCGGAGCGCCGTACTTTGCGGCCATCAGTGCATTGAAGGTGGGCGCGGATCTGGTGCATGTGTTCTGCCCGGATGCAGCCGCTCAGGTCATCAAATCGTACAGCCCGGAACTGATTGTACATCCGCTGCTCGACTCGAACAATGCCATCATCCAGATCGAACCGTGGCTCGAACGGCTGCACGTACTCGTCATCGGACCCGGGCTGGGCAGAAACCGACAGATTATGCAAACGGTGGCGGAGCTGATCGAAATCTGCCGGCAGCTACAGAAGCCGCTCATCATCGATGCGGACGGGCTGTTTTTAATCACGCAGGACATAAGCTTGGTGAAAGACTACTACGGTGTGATTCTTACGCCGAACGCAATCGAATTCTGCCGACTGTTTGGAAAGGATCGGGACCAAATAATGCTTTCGTTGGGCCGCCTCGGTGCCGGTGTGACTGTGATCGAAAAGGGCCTAAACGATCGGATCTACGACTCGCTAACGCTGGAAAAGTATGAATGTCCGCAGGGCGGTTCCGGGCGGCGGTGTGGTGGACAAGGCGATCTGTTGGCCGGCTCGCTGGCCACGTTCTACTACTGGGCGCTGGAATCGAAGCAGGAAATTAGTCCGGCAATGGTGGCGTGCTTTGCGGCCAGCACCCTCACCAAGACGTGCAACAAGTATGCGTTTAAGCTGAAGGGACGCAGCATGACCTGCAGCGACATGATCGACCAAATACATCCCGTGTTTGACGATCTGTTCGAACACAAGACGGATTAG